In a genomic window of Diabrotica undecimpunctata isolate CICGRU chromosome 2, icDiaUnde3, whole genome shotgun sequence:
- the LOC140435089 gene encoding apoptosis-inducing factor 3, protein MIRKFLRQGFSLLESTSFLECGSRATNSLNAKFLKSKMGCSTSKVVQISETAPSQDQQEEYVEGIVCNVNDLQENELKTVELDEGKVLLVKQKGVISAIGPKCTHYGAPLVSSALGDGRVRCQWHGACFNILTGDIEDFPGLDSLPCYKVTIEDDKVKVRAKKSELRTNKRVKRMVKKDLKEDQHIVVIGGGPSGATCVETLRQEGYTGRLSFVCKEDFLPYDRVKVSKSMDFDVEHASLRDEDFYKQYDIDVLKGVEATAVDSSNHSVTLSNGNTLNYDKLFIATGSLARKLNVPGSDLKNVVTLREYRDAQYTFSQLSEDKEVVVLGSSFIALEAANYCQSKTKKVTVIMRGDLPFQPLLGPDVGKVFMKLFEDKGVHFVTKNTITEIKDDGNGNVTEVVLQDGSTLKADLVIMGVGSTFATDFLKNSGVELRSDGSVDVNEYLQSNISDVYVGGDIAYAPVWSHNNKKSAIGHYPLAHYHGKIAALNILGKRTPLKAVPYFWTMLYGKGIRYAGHGEYDDIIYHGDVSQYKFVAFYLKDDIVVATSSCGMDPIVSQFAELLAQNKKITKEELQGEDLLTWRNRVIPQ, encoded by the exons CGTCTCAAGACCAACAGGAGGAATATGTGGAAGGTATCGTATGCAATGTTAATGACTTACAAGAAAATGAATTGAAAACAGTCGAATTGGATGAAGGGAAAGTTCTTCTGGTTAAACAAAAAGGTGTTATTAGTGCAATAG GTCCAAAATGTACTCACTACGGAGCTCCTCTAGTATCCAGCGCTTTGGGAGATGGAAGAGTACGTTGTCAATGGCACGGTGCATGTTTCAACATTCTTACCGGTGACATAGAAGATTTTCCAGGTTTAGATTCGTTGCCTTGTTATAAAGTGACAATAGAAGATGATAAAGTGAAAGTTCGAGCGAAAAAATCGGAGTTGCGTACGAATAAACGGGTTAAGAGAATGGTTAAAAAGGATTTGAAAGAAGACCAGCATATTGTTGTTATTGGAGGTGGGCCATCAGGAGCTACTTGCGTCGAAACACTACGACAGGAAGGATATACTGGACGCTTATCGTTTGTGTGTAAAGAAGATTTTCTACCGTATGATAGG GTAAAAGTTAGTAAATCCATGGACTTCGACGTTGAACATGCCTCTCTTAGAGACGAAGACTTTTATAAACAATACGATATCGATGTACTTAAAGGAGTCGAAGCTACTGCTGTAGATTCCAGTAACCACAGCGTTACTTTAAGTAATGGAAATACATTAAATTACGATAAACTCTTCATTGCTACTGGCAGTCTTGCAAGAAAATTAAACGTACCTGGTAGCGATTTGAAGAACGTTGTAACCCTTAGAGAATATCGCGATGCTCA GTACACTTTCTCACAACTTTCCGAAGATAAAGAAGTTGTCGTATTGGGAAGCAGTTTTATAGCGTTAGAAGCGGCAAATTACTGTCAAAGTAAAACGAAAAAGGTAACAGTGATAATGAGGGGAGATTTACCTTTCCAACCGCTTTTGGGACCAGACGTAGGAAAAGTATTTATGAAATTGTTCGAAGACAAGGGAGTACATTTTGTAACTAAAAATACCATAACAGAAATTAAAGACGATGGGAACGGAAATGTTACAGAGGTTGTCTTACAAGATG gttctaCGCTCAAGGCTGATTTAGTGATAATGGGAGTAGGAAGTACTTTTGCCACCGATTTTCTTAAAAACTCAGGTGTTGAATTACGCTCAGATGGATCAGTGGATGTCAACGAATATCTTCAGTCTAATATTTCAGACGTATATGTCGGTGGTGATATAGCCTATGCACCTGTTTGGTCACACAATAATAAGAAATCCGCAATAGGTCACTATCCTCTAGCTCATTATCATGGAAAAATTGCTGCATTGAATATACTTGGAAAACGTACTCCATTAAAAGCGGTTCCTTACTTTTGGACTATGTTGTATGGAAAAGGAATAAG ATATGCTGGTCACGGCGAATACGATGATATTATTTACCACGGTGATGTATCCCAGTACAAATTTGTAGCATTCTACTTAAAAGACGATATAGTGGTAGCGACAAGTTCTTGTGGAATGGATCCCATCGTTTCCCAATTTGCCGAACTTTTAGCACAGAACAAGAAGATCACCAAAGAAGAACTTCAAGGTGAAGATCTTCTAACCTGGAGGAATAGGGTTATTCCTCAATAA